The proteins below are encoded in one region of Dioscorea cayenensis subsp. rotundata cultivar TDr96_F1 chromosome 18, TDr96_F1_v2_PseudoChromosome.rev07_lg8_w22 25.fasta, whole genome shotgun sequence:
- the LOC120281972 gene encoding O-fucosyltransferase 35-like produces MGFQQHQGNDVVSQNPRLPASVTRRTHSFKRGSGEVELQIGSPKSTGPSPSDSPNSEAAGSPPTTPGRWQGHHQHQNLRSRLGTSLLDRELFNKHSEVVVLGFRGRKRIGNLVFLVFCGICLLLGILKIWDGGFRLGMLERGGRYEDLQESVITDHAVVFSHNHIYREGSDGERTLMTISVSSGVNQKSIDENSGIWAKPNSENYTQCIGHPNLRKKPDMKTNGYILINANGGLNQMRFGICDMAAIAKIMKATLVLPSLDHTSYWADESGFKDLFDWEHFIKTLKDEVAIVETLPDAYANIEPFSKTPISWSKVNYYKSDVLPLLKQHKVIYFTHTDSRLANNGLPNSIQKLRCRVNYRALKYSAPIEELGSILVSRMREGGSPYIALHLRYEKDMLAFTGCSHNLTSEEGEELRRMRYEVSHWKEKEIDGSERRKLGGCPLTPRETSLLLKGLGFPSSARIYLVAGEAYGNGSMQYLLNDFPNIYSHSTLATDEELSPFKNHQNMLAGLDYVVALQSNVFVYTYDGNMAKAVQGHRRFENFRKTISPDKLNFVKLVDEFDEGKLSWKKFSLKVQKLHKDRAGAPYIREPGEFPKLEESFYANPLPGCICEAREGS; encoded by the exons ATGGGATTCCAGCAGCACCAGGGGAACGACGTGGTCTCGCAGAACCCCAGGTTACCTGCCTCCGTGACCCGCCGCACTCATTCGTTCAAGCGTGGCTCCGGAGAGGTTGAGCTCCAGATCGGGTCGCCGAAGTCCACTGGACCTAGTCCAAGCGATAGCCCGAATTCCGAGGCGGCGGGATCGCCGCCGACCACGCCAGGGCGGTGGCAGGGTCACCACCAGCATCAGAACCTCCGGTCGAGGCTCGGAACCTCGCTTCTTGATAGGGAGTTGTTCAATAAGCACTCCGAGGTGGTGGTATTAGGTTTTCGTGGGAGGAAGAGGATCGGcaatcttgtttttcttgtgttCTGTGGGATTTGTTTGTTGCTTGGAATTTTGAAGATTTGGGATGGGGGATTTCGGTTGGGAATGCTTGAAAGAGGTGGGCGTTATGAG GATTTACAGGAGTCTGTCATCACTGACCATGCAGTCGTGTTCTCCCATAACCATATTTACCGGGAAGGAAGTGATGGTGAAAGAACTCTGATGACTATATCAGTCAGCTCAGGTGTAAACCAGAAAAGCATAGATGAG AACTCAGGTATATGGGCAAAACCTAACAGTGAAAATTACACCCAATGTATCGGTCATCCTAATCTTCGGAAAA AACCTGATATGAAGACTAATGGCTATATCCTTATAAATGCAAATGGTGGTTTAAATCAGATGCGCTTTGGG ATTTGTGATATGGCTGCTATTGCTAAAATCATGAAAGCCACGCTTGTTCTCCCTTCACTTGATCATACATCCTACTGGGCAGATGAAAG CGGCTTCAAAGATCTTTTTGATTGGGAACATTTCATCAAGACATTAAAGGATGAGGTTGCAATTGTTGAAACCTTGCCAGATGCTTATGCCAATATTGAACCTTTTTCAAAAACCCCAATATCTTGGTCAAAG GTCAATTATTATAAATCAGATGTTCTTCCTCTGCTGAAACAGCACAAAGTTATATACTTCACTCATACTGATTCTCGACTTGCAAACAATGGGCTTCCCAACTCAATCCAGAAGCTGAGGTGCCGGGTGAACTACAGGGCTCTAAAATACTCTGCTCCAATTGAAGAACTTGGATCTATTTTAGTTTCTAGGATGCGGGAAGGTGGAAGTCCTTATATTGCCCTTCATCTACG ATATGAGAAAGACATGCTAGCATTTACGGGGTGTAGTCATAATTTGACGtctgaagagggagaggagctgCGACGGATGCGTTATGAGGTGAGCCATTGGAAAGAGAAGGAGATCGATGGTTCTGAGAGACGTAAGCTTGGGGGCTGCCCTCTGACCCCAAGGGAAACTTCTCTTCTGCTTAAAGGACTAGGGTTTCCATCCAGCGCCCGAATTTACTTGGTTGCTGGTGAAGCCTATGGAAATGGCAGCATGCAATATTTGCTGAATGACTTCCCTAACATCTATTCCCATTCAACTCTAGCTACAGACGAAGAACTTAGTCCTTTTAAGAATCACCAGAACATGCTTGCTGGTTTGGACTATGTTGTCGCTCTTCAGAgcaatgtttttgtttacaCATATGATGGAAATATGGCAAAAGCAGTGCAGGGTCATAGGCGCTTTGAGAACTTCAGGAAAACCATCAGTCCTGACAA ATTGAACTTTGTAAAACTTGTTGATGAGTTTGATGAAGGGAAGTTATCTTGGAAGAAATTCAGTTTGAAAGTGCAAAAGCTACACAAGGACAGGGCAGGAGCTCCTTATATTAGAGAACCTGGAGAATTTCCAAAACTGGAAGAGAGTTTCTATGCTAATCCTCTACCAGGTTGCATATGTGAAGCAAGGGAAGGAAGTTGA
- the LOC120281973 gene encoding MOB kinase activator-like 1A produces the protein MSLFGLGNRNQKTFRPKKNAPSGNKGAQLKRHIDATLGSGNLREAVRLPPGEDLNEWLAVNTVDFFNQVNILFGTLTEFCTPSTCPTMSAGPKFEYRWADGVQIKKPIEVSAPKYVDYLMDWIEAQLDDESIFPQRLGAPFPPNFREVVKTIFKRLFRVYAHIYHSHFQKIVSLKEEAHLNTCFKHFTLFTWEFRLIEEGELAPLRDLVESIILAY, from the exons ATGAGTCTCTTTGGACTTGGCAATAG AAATCAGAAGACATTCCGTCCAAAGAAGAATGCTCCTTCTGGGAATAAG GGTGCACAATTGAAGAGGCACATTGATGCTACACTGGGGAGTGGAAATTTAAGGGAAGCTGTTAGATTACCCCCTGGAGAAGACCTCAATGAATGGCTTGCTGTCAATA CTGTTGACTTCTTCAATCAGGTGAACATTCTGTTTGGCACTCTTACTGAATTTTGCACACCATCTACCTGCCCAACAATGTCTGCTGGACCCAA gTTTGAGTACAGATGGGCAGACGGCGTACAGATTAAAAAACCAATAGAGGTTTCTGCACCCAAATATGTAGATTATCTGATGGATTGGATTGAAGCTCAGCTGGATGATGAGTCTATATTTCCTCAAAGACTGG GGGCACCTTTTCCACCTAATTTCCGGGAAGTTGTTAAAACGATCTTCAAACGGTTGTTTCGGGTGTATGCTCACATCTATCACTCCCATTTTCAGAAGATTGTGAGTCTGAAAGAAGAAGCTCATTTGAACACATGCTTcaagcacttcactctatttacATGG GAATTCCGTCTCATCGAGGAAGGAGAGCTGGCTCCACTGCGTGATCTTGTCGAGTCCATAATACTTGCATATTGA
- the LOC120282920 gene encoding probable serine/threonine-protein kinase PBL4 — MPEGDLFDYLFEGNKPLLSWDKRISILFDIAKALTYLHGQGLVYRDLKAKNVLLDSELRAKLCDFGSLVPDRASVPYEGISGYFEVCTLRDETPQIFHDVYAFGVLMLEVMLQRCVFKNKSGIIKSLVSKYYTMRLKRRAANMPSKKMNGEFEVQSLEALLKIAERCLLEEPTNYMRMETVTKGAREVEQVMIMLLLLI, encoded by the exons ATGCCTGAAGGGGACCTGTTTGATTACTTGTTCGAAG GCAATAAACCCCTGCTCAGTTGGGATAAAAGGATTAGTATATTGTTTGATATAGCAAAGGCCCTTACATACTTGCATGGACAAGGACTTGTGTACAGAGATTTGAAGGCTAAGAATGTTCTTCTAGATTCA GAACTCAGAGCCAAACTGTGTGACTTTGGCTCACTTGTTCCTGACCGTGCATCAGTTCCCTATGAAGGAATTAGTGGATATTTTGAAGTTTGTACTTTAAGAGATG AAACACCACAAATATTTCATGATGTATATGCATTTGGAGTGCTGATGTTGGAAGTGATGCTGCAAAGGTGTGTGTTCAAGAATAAGTCGGGGATAATAAAATCTTTAGTGAGTAAATACTACACAATGCGGCTAAAGAGAAGGGCAGCAAATATGCCATCAAAGAAGATGAATGGTGAGTTTGAAGTTCAAAGTTTGGAGGCTCTATTAAAAATTGCTGAAAGGTGTCTTTTGGAAGAACCCACTAACTATATGAGAATGGAGACAGTAACAAAGGGAGCTAGAGAAGTGGAGCAAGTCATGATCATGTTGCTTTTGCTCATTTGA
- the LOC120282634 gene encoding auxin-binding protein ABP19a-like: MTPLMQVFLFFILFISFSNADLLQDFCVADLSSPQGLAGYPCKSLCNVTADDFVFTGFRSPGNTSNSYRISITPAFAVQWPAVNGLGISTVWLEVAPGGRVPIHTHPGGTELLVVIEGTLIGGFISSSNKVYVKKLEAYDAMIFPQGLLHFQVNAGSVKAKALESFSSPSPGVQVTSTALFGNDLPSEILEKVSSIDVAEMKKLKAMFGRTN, encoded by the coding sequence ATGACACCATTAATGCAAGTAttcctcttcttcattctcttcatctccttctctaaCGCTGATCTCCTCCAAGACTTCTGCGTGGCAGACCTCAGCTCCCCTCAAGGCCTGGCCGGATATCCCTGCAAGAGCCTCTGCAATGTCACCGCCGACGACTTCGTCTTCACCGGCTTCCGTAGCCCTGGCAATACCTCAAATTCCTACAGGATTTCAATAACACCGGCCTTCGCTGTTCAGTGGCCGGCGGTGAACGGCCTTGGTATCTCAACAGTGTGGCTTGAGGTTGCGCCGGGTGGCCGTGTCCCGATCCACACACACCCTGGCGGCACCGAGCTCTTGGTGGTCATTGAGGGGACACTCATAGGTGGATTCATCTCGTCATCAAACAaagtttatgttaaaaaattggAAGCCTATGATGCCATGATCTTCCCTCAAGGTTTGCTGCACTTTCAGGTGAACGCTGGGAGTGTTAAGGCCAAGGCTTTGGAGAGCTTCAGCAGTCCTAGCCCTGGAGTGCAAGTAACCTCAACAGCTTTGTTTGGGAATGACTTGCCGTCTGAGATATTGGAGAAGGTGAGCTCTATTGATGTTGCTGAGATGAAGAAGCTCAAGGCCATGTTTGGAAGAACAAACTAA
- the LOC120282921 gene encoding auxin-binding protein ABP19a-like has protein sequence MTPLQVFLFFILFSSSSSSKADLLQDFCVADLNFPQGLAGYPCKSLSNVTVDDFVFTGFRNPGNTSNINMLSITPAFVAQWPAVNGLGISVAYVEMAPGGRVPVHTHPGGTELIVVTEGTIIAGFISSSNKAYTKKLEAFEAMIFPQGLLHFQVNAGSVKAKLLVSFSSPNPGVQIISTALFGNDLSSEILEEVSSIDVAEVKKLKAMFGGTN, from the coding sequence ATGACACCATTACAAGtatttctcttcttcattctcttctcctcctcctcctcctccaaagCTGATCTCCTTCAGGACTTCTGCGTTGCAGACCTCAACTTCCCCCAAGGCCTGGCAGGATATCCCTGCAAGAGCCTCTCCAATGTCACCGTCGATGACTTTGTCTTCACAGGCTTCCGTAACCCCGGGAACACCTCAAATATCAACATGTTATCTATAACACCAGCCTTCGTTGCTCAGTGGCCGGCAGTGAACGGCCTTGGTATCTCAGTAGCGTACGTTGAGATGGCACCTGGTGGCCGAGTCCCGGTCCACACCCACCCTGGTGGCACTGAGCTCATTGTGGTCACTGAGGGGACAATCATAGCCGgtttcatttcatcatcaaaCAAAGCTTACACCAAAAAATTGGAAGCCTTTGAAGCCATGATCTTTCCTCAAGGTTTGCTGCACTTTCAAGTGAATGCTGGGAGTGTTAAGGCCAAGCTTTTAGTGAGCTTCAGTAGTCCAAACCCTGGAGTGCAAATAATCTCCACAGCGTTGTTTGGGAATGACTTGTCATCTGAGATATTGGAGGAGGTGAGCTCTATTGATGTTGCTGAAGTGAAGAAGCTCAAGGCCATGTTTGGAGGAACAaactaa